Genomic DNA from Alosa alosa isolate M-15738 ecotype Scorff River chromosome 6, AALO_Geno_1.1, whole genome shotgun sequence:
taacaaattgcacAGTCACTGTATAATCCGCAATCTACTTTTGGTGTGTCAGAGAGGACTGGGTTTGCATAATCTTTGTGAATTCTTGGCAACGCGTGATCTCTCAATTTTAAAATTTGGGGTCAGTGGTGGGTTTTTGTCACACCGCACCTTTACATGGAcctttagggttagggtttgtGTCTGATTTTATACATTTTGTATCTCTGGACTGGAATGTCGTACAGACTTATGATGTGACATATTTTGTTTCTCTCCACAGAAATCATGGATGACAGCAGCATGGATGACAGCGGCATGTATACCAGCGGTGGTGAATCCCAGGTAAGTATAGCACTAACTTTGGATATttcttattttaaatttatttttaatttattgttGGGTGtaattttgtctttcttttttaggCTACCACAATATTATTCTCCAGGAGTGTAAGTCttacttaaaggataattccggtgtgatttggacctaaagtgtgttgaaacatgataccgagtgtgagcgtatgtctcatagctcaccttggcttgtcccctgcactccaaaatctggcgctagttagccgatgctaccaacatagtgtttcgttgtggtgcctcgggcatcggcctagccatgcaaataaatcactgttttacaccatttacgaggctcaaagtagctccatacttcattggtagacttccgagggccttgacatttaaaacgagacatggagaactttgaaaaaagcactggtagtttatttacaagacgatttatacagacagtaccttaaggattTTTTTACGttcaacgccatcttgaattaagtcacgataagtcgagcgaggAGTACGAACAAACAGGtctgataagggatcagattccaaaaataattctgtaaaaatgcatggattctagttgctgctactggaagaaactgtaatccatgcatttccaccgaattatttttggaatctgatctcttagcatacctgttcattcttactcgttgttcgaaatttatcgtgactaaattcaagatggctgcaaacgctaaacttcgtggaagatactgtctgtataaatcgtcttgtaagtaaactaccagtgctttttcaaagttctcaatgtctcgttttaaatgtcagggccctcttaagtctaccaatgaagtgtggagatacattgagcctcgtaaatggtgtaaaacagtgatttatttgcatggttagcccggatgtcaagcaccaccattgaaaaagctgttggtagcatcggctaactaagccagattttggagtgcaggggacaagccgagatgggctatgagacataacgctcacactcggtatcatgtttcaatacactttaggtcaatatcacaccggaattctcctttaataacaATAAGAAGGTAAATATTTTAAGGAtgcattttaaatatttaataaaaaactttatttttcaACCCCCTTGCAGGAGGGTGACTTTGTGTCGCCCTCTGAGTTTGAGGACGATGGGCACagccctcctccttctccacctccacctccacctttaCCACCACCCCAGGGCTTGCTCCCCAGACAGCCCAGACTGTGGCTGGAGAATGATATGGATGGCTACCTTGGTGACGAGGAAGATAGCGATGAGGATGATgaaaatttgtaattttgtatattctttatcttcttcggcccttattgcttagttgtgctttttatattatatacttttaattactttttctgctgctattgaatgtttgtgtgttgtctgtattctactgtgaccttgaattatgtgtaatgtgtaataaaCGTGTAACTGTGATAAATGTGTATAACTGTGTAATAACCGTGTACTGGAGTATGGGATTgggttaggttaggttaggattaggggttaggttaggttaggaaattagaattcaaattttattttagtgTGTAGTTGGTTTGACTATTGTGCACTGGCCAGTTGTTCTCGCCCCATTATTCCCATCTAAAAGTCAAAttaaataaaagttaaaaagaagagataaaagagaggagctataaaagacacagagtggtttaaaactttaatttactttttcattaagaccttgtgggtgtagtgtttgaagttttaaaatccacaatctctcTGTTCTTTTCCTCTGTAAAATTGTCCAGCCTGGGTTCCCTTCAATCGTATGCGAATCTGCAGCTAGCGtaacatgttcatcacatatggcTCTTTcattagcgggttttcactcttggccccttagtggcagtatgggagaatgacagtctgttacattttccatcacatacgactcttgacttagcgggttttcactcttggccccttagtggcagtatgggagaatgacagtctgttacattttccatcacatacgagtcttgagttagcgctttttcagtcttggccccttagtggcagtatgggagaatgacagtctgttacattttccatcacatacgagtcttgagttagcttttttcagtcttggccccttagtggcagtatgggagaatgacagtctgttacatgttcatcacatatgactcttgagttagcgcctggaggtttgctagggccggaatcatatacgaacccgcaggtataccatgggtttgagattttttcggctctgcttaaggctttaacccttgcgaggttagcttaagtggggcacagtgcaccagtacttatcggtgcttaagcctggttgtccgtgggggggtggtacccagagggggggtgtttgccactttgtgttgcgggcttagcatagagggtgttagctagtttgattagcgtgtttaatttgggttaagtttagtggagtaggatacaggctaatgctcccaggctcacacacacgcgcgcaggggacagagaggagtctttggagcctctgtgagcagctggggcctgtgggtgggtgtgtgtgtgtgtaggggtgctgcagtgggtatagcacagcatctaggcccaagcatctaggcacagcatctaggcccaactttaataataataataatgtaataataataataagttggggcctctctgagcagctggagcctctctgagcaacaggccccctctctgtccctctctatcacctgcgcgcgcgtgtgtgcgtgtgtgtg
This window encodes:
- the LOC125296308 gene encoding homeobox protein Hox-B4-like produces the protein MDDSSMDDSGMYTSGGESQATTILFSRSEGDFVSPSEFEDDGHSPPPSPPPPPPLPPPQGLLPRQPRLWLENDMDGYLGDEEDSDEDDENL